CGGCGGAAAGGAAGACCGGCCAGAAGGCGCCTATGAAGACGACGAAGATCGCGGACAGGCGGAACGTCGGAAGCACCGCGATGGCGTAAGGGATGTAGACGGTCGGCGGGATCGGCGACGCGACGCGCGCGAACGGGGTGAAGGCCCGGTCGAGCCATCCCGTCGTCCCCACCAGCAGGCCGATCGCGATCCCGGCCCCCACCGCAGCAAGGTACCCGGGAACCAGGATGAGGAAGGAGTAGTACGTACCTTTCAGCAGCTCCGGCATCGATGTCCAAAGCGCCTTGCCGGTGACCGTCGGAGCCGGGAGCAACGGGTTCCCCCCTTGCGGCAGGAAGGACGCCGCCAGGTGCCACAGGGCCAGCAATCCCGCGGCCAGCAGATACGGCTCGTACCCGTATCGGACCGCCCGCTTCGCACCTCCCGCAACGGATTCCGCTCCCGCGGGCGAAAGTTCCGCCGTCCTGTAATCCCAGGAGCCGGGCGCTGCGATCCTTGTCCGGTCGACGCCCATGGTCAGATCCCTTCCGCCGGGTCCCGCACGATCCCCGTGGACTCCAGCCGTTCGAACGTATCGGTGCGGTACTTCTCCGAGATCCTGTCCTGCAACTCCCGGAACTCTTTCGAAGCCAACAGACGCCTGCGGGACCTGGGGCGGTCGAACGGGACCTCCTCCCGGGCGATGACCCTCCCGGGGGGTGCGCCGAGAACGGCGACCCGGTCGCCGAGGTAGATCGCCTCTTCGATGTCGTGGGTGACGAACACCACCGTCTTCCGGGGGTCGGAGGAGCCCCACACCTCGAGAAGCAGATCCTGGAGTTTCGCGCGGTTTACGGGGTCCAGCGCCCCGAACGGCTCGTCCATCAGCAGGACCGGGGAACCGAGGGCGAACGCCCGGGCGATCGCCCCGCGCTGGCGCATACCGCCGGAGAGCTCGAACGGGTATTTCGCGATCGCGTCTCCCAGCCCCACCATCCGCAGGTACTCCTCCGCCAGCTCCCTGTGTTCTCCCTTCTTCCCTCCGGGGTTCGCCTTCCCGATCGCGACCGCCACGTTGTTCACCATCCGCATCCAGGGGAAGAGGGAGTAGTCCTGGAAGACGACGCCCCGCTCGATCCCGGGCCCCCGGATCGCGGCCCCCTTCCAGGCGACACGCCCCGCCCCCGGCGACTCGAGACCCGCGAGGAGGCGGAGCACCGTCGTCTTTCCGGAGCCGCTGGGGCCCAGGAGGGAGAGGAACTCTCCCTCCCGGACCGTAAGGTCGACGTCCTCGAGGACGCGGGCGCCCTTCCCGTACCCGAAGGACACCGATTCGACGGAGATTCCCGGGAGATCCGGATCCGTCCGGGCCGGGACGCCCCCCATCAGCCGTTCCTCCCGGGGAACTCCTTCTGGAGCTTCTTCCAGAACGGGTCCTTCGGATTCTCCCGGGCAAGGCCGTCCAGGGCGTTCCTGTAGATCTTCGTCTCGACGTAGGAACCGATGTCCGCCTTGGAATCGATGAATTCGCTGTTCTGCAAGGTGGCCCAGAACGCCCGGACGCCTTTGAGGTTCGGGTCGCTCCCCTGCTCGAGGTGCCCGTGGTAGTACGCCTTCTCCACCAGCGCGCGGTCGAGCTTCACGTACTTCACGATCGCGTCCACCGTCTCCTTCCGGTTCTCCTTCGCGAACCGCTCCGCGCGGAGGATCGCCCGGAGGAACTTCTCCCACGTCGCCGCCTTCGGCAGATCCGCGCCGTTGACGGTCAGGCGGCAGCACGGGTGGCCGTGCTGAAGCTCCCCGCTGCGGATCACCACCTTCAATCCCTGCTCCTCGGCGCGGAGATCGTGGGGGCCCCAGATCACCCCGGCGTCCACCTGGCCCGACTTGACCGCCTCGATGACCGCGGGCGGGCTCTTCAGCTCGAAGATCTGCAGGTCCGTCTTCCAGTTCACACCCGCGTCCTTCAGCGCCCCGCGCAGCACCGCGTCGCCCGTGGC
This genomic stretch from Deltaproteobacteria bacterium harbors:
- a CDS encoding ABC transporter ATP-binding protein, whose product is MGGVPARTDPDLPGISVESVSFGYGKGARVLEDVDLTVREGEFLSLLGPSGSGKTTVLRLLAGLESPGAGRVAWKGAAIRGPGIERGVVFQDYSLFPWMRMVNNVAVAIGKANPGGKKGEHRELAEEYLRMVGLGDAIAKYPFELSGGMRQRGAIARAFALGSPVLLMDEPFGALDPVNRAKLQDLLLEVWGSSDPRKTVVFVTHDIEEAIYLGDRVAVLGAPPGRVIAREEVPFDRPRSRRRLLASKEFRELQDRISEKYRTDTFERLESTGIVRDPAEGI
- a CDS encoding ABC transporter substrate-binding protein, which gives rise to MEGRQRVRAWIVGILGAALLAAPRVSAAAEPLKVGYLPVTGHAKFFVAKEQKFFEREGLSVELIEFVNSADGINALKAGKLDIGAFGTTAPLAHIAKGADLRIIGGIMGEDASIVTTAANAPKVKKVADLKGKKVATVRLATGDAVLRGALKDAGVNWKTDLQIFELKSPPAVIEAVKSGQVDAGVIWGPHDLRAEEQGLKVVIRSGELQHGHPCCRLTVNGADLPKAATWEKFLRAILRAERFAKENRKETVDAIVKYVKLDRALVEKAYYHGHLEQGSDPNLKGVRAFWATLQNSEFIDSKADIGSYVETKIYRNALDGLARENPKDPFWKKLQKEFPGRNG
- a CDS encoding ABC transporter permease subunit; the encoded protein is MGVDRTRIAAPGSWDYRTAELSPAGAESVAGGAKRAVRYGYEPYLLAAGLLALWHLAASFLPQGGNPLLPAPTVTGKALWTSMPELLKGTYYSFLILVPGYLAAVGAGIAIGLLVGTTGWLDRAFTPFARVASPIPPTVYIPYAIAVLPTFRLSAIFVVFIGAFWPVFLSAAAGAASLEGRYRDNARILGIGGIEYLRKIVFPGALPHIFSGMAVGLALSFILLTVAELFGANAGLGRFVQYYADFADYPRMVAGILYTGVVTFLAMGALDRVKRRALFWVR